The following are from one region of the Petrotoga mobilis SJ95 genome:
- a CDS encoding RNA degradosome polyphosphate kinase: protein MAKTSSNKTKEKKIDLNDYKHYNNRELSWLDFNFRVLEEAYDTTNPLLERVKFLSITSSNLEEFFMIRVAGLEEQLQAGFSGTDFSGLTPRDQLTKISQKTHEMVEKQYNCLENELLPSLEKENIKVLKVNEVDEEKKEFLDNYFQTTVFPVVTPMAVDQSRPFPILPGSGINLGVELEDDKGERLFAFIPLPTIFPRFIKIPCKDGTCLFLTEDLLKMHSDLFFSGYKVIEISEFRITRDGDLSIDEDDARDLLIEIESSLKERKTGFPVKLEISKNMGQNLRNFLVNSLILRSDNIYEISNLLDLSSLMEIANLEGYEHLKFEYYSPQPSPSFYGKEDIFKVIREKDVLLHRPYESFEHVIDFLRQAAEDPQVLAIKQTLYRVGKRSPIIDYLIRAAQNGKQVTVVVEVKARFDEENNIQWAKELEKAGCHVVYGLVGLKVHAKLLLIVRREESGIRRYVHMSTGNYNYITAKLYEDIDFFTCKESYAQDVSALFNILTGYSKPPTWKKLGVAPTSLRETFLRWIDNEIEVVKKGGKGKIIIKVNSLLDVSIIKALYKASMAGVKVDLIVRGICALKVGIKGVSEGITVRSIVGRYLEHSRIYYFENNGLPKLFISSADLMPRNLDRRVETLIPIEQEDLKQRLIDVLNLYLKDNFKARELQPNGEYRKPTSKKSSLFIVQEELMKEAKKKFRKFIKKQEVDKFNFPKLK, encoded by the coding sequence ATGGCAAAAACTAGCAGCAACAAAACTAAAGAAAAGAAGATTGATTTGAACGATTACAAACATTATAACAATAGAGAGCTGAGTTGGTTAGATTTCAATTTTAGAGTGTTAGAGGAAGCTTATGATACAACAAATCCTCTTTTAGAAAGAGTTAAATTTCTTTCCATAACCTCATCCAATCTTGAAGAGTTTTTCATGATAAGGGTGGCTGGCTTGGAGGAACAACTTCAAGCTGGTTTCAGTGGAACGGATTTTTCAGGCTTAACTCCTAGAGATCAATTAACGAAGATTTCTCAAAAAACCCATGAAATGGTGGAAAAGCAATATAATTGTTTAGAAAATGAGTTACTACCTTCTTTAGAAAAGGAGAATATCAAAGTTCTCAAAGTTAATGAAGTTGATGAAGAAAAAAAGGAGTTTTTAGATAATTATTTTCAAACAACGGTTTTTCCCGTAGTTACCCCCATGGCAGTCGATCAAAGTAGGCCATTTCCGATATTACCGGGTAGTGGCATAAATCTAGGTGTTGAGTTAGAAGATGATAAAGGGGAAAGGTTATTTGCTTTTATACCACTACCGACGATTTTTCCAAGGTTTATAAAAATCCCCTGCAAAGATGGTACGTGTTTATTTTTAACTGAAGATCTTTTAAAAATGCATTCTGATTTATTTTTTAGTGGATACAAAGTAATTGAGATTTCTGAGTTCAGAATCACACGCGATGGAGACCTTTCTATTGACGAGGATGATGCCAGAGATTTGTTAATTGAGATTGAAAGTTCACTTAAAGAAAGAAAAACAGGTTTTCCTGTAAAGTTAGAAATATCCAAAAACATGGGGCAGAACCTGAGGAATTTCCTTGTAAATTCGCTAATTTTAAGAAGTGATAATATTTATGAGATTTCCAATCTTTTAGATTTAAGTTCTCTCATGGAAATAGCTAATTTAGAAGGGTATGAGCATTTAAAATTTGAGTATTATTCTCCTCAACCTTCCCCAAGCTTTTATGGTAAGGAGGATATCTTTAAGGTAATTAGGGAAAAGGATGTTCTTTTACACCGCCCTTATGAATCTTTTGAGCATGTGATAGATTTTTTAAGACAGGCGGCAGAGGATCCTCAAGTGTTGGCAATCAAACAAACTTTATATAGAGTCGGAAAAAGATCCCCAATCATAGATTATCTTATTAGAGCAGCCCAGAACGGCAAGCAAGTAACCGTTGTGGTAGAAGTCAAAGCCAGATTTGATGAAGAAAATAATATCCAATGGGCGAAAGAGTTGGAAAAAGCAGGTTGCCACGTGGTTTATGGACTTGTTGGATTAAAAGTACATGCAAAACTTTTGTTGATTGTTAGAAGAGAAGAAAGCGGTATCAGAAGATACGTTCATATGAGTACAGGGAATTACAATTACATAACCGCAAAATTATATGAAGACATAGATTTTTTTACTTGTAAGGAAAGCTATGCTCAAGATGTATCGGCTCTGTTCAATATCTTAACGGGGTATTCAAAACCTCCAACATGGAAAAAGTTGGGAGTTGCTCCTACAAGTTTAAGGGAAACTTTTTTACGATGGATTGATAATGAAATAGAGGTAGTTAAAAAAGGTGGGAAAGGGAAAATAATAATAAAAGTTAATTCCTTACTAGATGTATCTATAATAAAAGCTTTATATAAGGCTTCCATGGCTGGTGTGAAGGTTGACTTGATCGTTAGAGGGATATGTGCTCTAAAAGTTGGAATAAAAGGTGTCAGTGAAGGTATAACGGTTAGAAGTATAGTGGGAAGGTATTTAGAACATAGTAGAATATATTATTTTGAAAATAACGGATTACCTAAATTATTTATATCAAGTGCCGATTTAATGCCTCGAAATCTGGATAGAAGGGTTGAGACCTTGATACCAATAGAGCAGGAAGATTTGAAGCAACGATTGATAGATGTATTGAACCTTTATTTAAAGGATAATTTCAAAGCAAGAGAGTTACAACCGAATGGAGAATATAGAAAGCCTACCAGTAAAAAGTCAAGCTTGTTTATAGTTCAAGAGGAGCTTATGAAGGAAGCAAAGAAAAAGTTTAGAAAATTTATAAAAAAGCAAGAAGTTGACAAGTTTAACTTTCCAAAATTAAAGTAA
- a CDS encoding Ppx/GppA phosphatase family protein codes for MVAGVINIGTENISFDIAQNDQDDIDIIESLDYPLFLGRDTFTTGRISFEKVEILSKKLLGFKRVAEEYGASKLKVVGTTALREAENLDFILDQIETRTGFTIDVLDDYEEKSHIYMELIRNFEKYKKYKRDDILFVYIGTGSMGLATYSKGLIDSSQNIKIGSVKVSEMLRELEENTLHYSNLIREYLNTFYQPIKVWLSNKKIKTFVTCGNEIEFLAGLLGKNEEEVLNIPQEELNELFQNLKSKNATELSREYDISESKANSLLSALAFYRLLLEVSGAENILVFPKVNLSRSLLFQRLLSRKYRRFFNLLEKSTIISSRNIGKRYFYEETHSQTVEKYAMKLFDALEPVHQLGKRHRLLLQVAAILHDIGKYVNIKRHYLHSYNIIKGSEIIGLTSRELDIVSRIAYFHSAQDLEIDDYSSQLENIPDKILITKMLAILRLADALDVAHENKLGDIEINLKGNRLSITTHSPKETLLEEWALKRKDNFFLEVFGILPELLKKV; via the coding sequence ATGGTAGCAGGTGTTATAAACATAGGAACAGAAAATATATCTTTTGATATTGCTCAGAACGATCAAGATGATATCGATATAATAGAAAGTTTGGATTACCCCTTATTCTTGGGAAGAGATACCTTCACAACAGGAAGGATATCTTTTGAAAAAGTGGAGATCCTAAGTAAAAAACTTTTAGGATTCAAAAGGGTAGCGGAGGAATATGGAGCAAGTAAATTGAAGGTAGTAGGCACCACCGCTTTGAGAGAAGCAGAAAATTTAGATTTTATTTTGGATCAGATCGAAACAAGAACAGGTTTTACTATCGATGTTTTAGATGACTACGAAGAAAAATCACATATCTACATGGAATTGATAAGAAACTTTGAAAAATATAAAAAGTACAAAAGGGATGATATTTTATTCGTTTACATAGGGACTGGAAGTATGGGATTAGCAACGTATTCTAAGGGTTTAATAGACAGCTCTCAAAATATAAAAATAGGTTCTGTTAAAGTCTCTGAGATGCTTAGGGAGTTGGAAGAAAACACCTTGCACTATAGTAATTTAATCAGAGAGTATTTAAACACATTTTATCAGCCTATCAAGGTTTGGCTTAGTAATAAAAAGATCAAAACCTTTGTAACTTGTGGCAATGAAATCGAGTTTTTAGCTGGACTTTTAGGGAAAAATGAGGAAGAAGTATTAAACATTCCCCAAGAGGAGTTGAATGAACTTTTCCAGAATTTGAAATCAAAGAATGCCACCGAATTATCAAGAGAATACGATATTTCTGAAAGTAAAGCGAATTCGTTGTTATCAGCTTTAGCTTTTTATCGATTGCTTTTAGAAGTATCTGGAGCTGAAAATATATTGGTTTTTCCGAAGGTTAATTTAAGTAGGAGCTTGTTATTTCAACGGTTGTTGAGCAGAAAATATAGAAGATTTTTTAATTTACTGGAAAAGAGTACGATCATTTCTTCTAGAAATATTGGTAAAAGATATTTCTATGAGGAGACTCACAGCCAAACAGTAGAAAAATATGCGATGAAATTATTTGATGCTTTAGAACCAGTTCATCAGTTAGGCAAAAGACATAGACTCCTTTTGCAAGTGGCTGCTATCTTACACGATATTGGAAAATATGTAAATATTAAGAGACATTATTTGCATTCGTATAACATAATAAAAGGTTCAGAGATTATAGGTTTAACTTCAAGAGAATTGGACATTGTATCAAGGATCGCTTACTTCCACAGTGCCCAAGATTTGGAGATTGATGATTATTCATCACAGCTGGAAAACATACCTGATAAGATTTTGATAACAAAGATGCTTGCCATATTGAGGCTTGCTGACGCCTTAGATGTCGCTCATGAAAATAAATTGGGAGATATTGAAATCAATTTGAAGGGTAATCGTCTGAGTATAACTACTCATTCACCAAAAGAAACTTTGTTGGAAGAGTGGGCATTGAAAAGAAAGGACAACTTCTTTTTGGAAGTGTTTGGAATACTTCCAGAGTTATTAAAAAAAGTATAA
- a CDS encoding ROK family protein has translation MSNWIGIDIGGTKILGTLFDEKGNKLKTEKKSSKSSKGKEKVVEQLKKVLDSLLTENKDVKGIGIGVPGVIKDGKITFTPNMPLNEFNVVDFVEQEYNIKTIIENDANASMYGEWKFGAAKGAKNAVGYFVGTGIGGGLILNESLYKGSFNFAAEIGHMNVYPEGPLCGCNLRGCLESLSSKVAIQREIVRKKERGEKTLIKNSDLKGIVKSSTLKAAYDQRDDLIRNILNDAARYIGINAGSIINLLNPEVIVLGGGVMEALGEQLMPIVVETAKQYSIPHIFECCEFKLSQLLDDACLYGAFSLVKEKVGV, from the coding sequence ATGAGCAATTGGATTGGGATAGACATAGGGGGAACTAAAATACTCGGGACTTTATTCGATGAGAAAGGTAACAAATTGAAGACGGAAAAAAAGAGTTCCAAAAGTTCAAAAGGCAAAGAAAAAGTTGTCGAACAATTGAAGAAAGTTTTAGATTCCCTGCTGACAGAAAATAAAGATGTAAAAGGGATAGGGATAGGGGTACCGGGGGTTATAAAAGATGGAAAAATTACCTTTACTCCTAACATGCCTTTGAATGAATTTAATGTAGTCGATTTTGTTGAGCAAGAGTACAACATCAAAACTATTATAGAAAATGATGCCAATGCGAGTATGTATGGGGAATGGAAGTTTGGTGCCGCTAAAGGAGCAAAAAATGCCGTAGGTTATTTTGTAGGAACTGGAATTGGAGGCGGTTTAATATTGAATGAATCATTATATAAAGGTTCATTCAATTTTGCTGCTGAGATTGGACACATGAATGTGTACCCTGAAGGACCTCTTTGCGGTTGTAATCTTCGTGGCTGTTTGGAAAGTTTGTCTTCTAAAGTAGCTATCCAAAGAGAAATAGTTAGAAAAAAAGAGAGAGGCGAAAAGACCTTAATAAAAAATAGTGATTTGAAAGGCATAGTGAAAAGTTCTACTTTAAAAGCTGCTTATGATCAAAGGGACGATCTAATAAGAAATATCTTAAACGACGCCGCAAGGTATATAGGAATAAATGCTGGTTCCATCATTAATTTATTAAATCCTGAAGTTATCGTTTTAGGAGGGGGAGTAATGGAGGCTTTAGGAGAACAATTGATGCCTATAGTAGTTGAAACAGCCAAGCAGTACTCTATACCTCATATCTTCGAGTGTTGTGAGTTTAAACTATCACAATTGCTAGATGATGCATGCTTGTATGGGGCTTTTTCGCTTGTTAAAGAAAAAGTAGGTGTATAA
- a CDS encoding CHAD domain-containing protein translates to MDGGSEVTKLLNDILVNPWMFLKEYIEYFEKMKNRLLKNISNVLDEEGVDTVHDMRTSCRRIEASIDFLEGFSKRESSKKAKKKVNKILKKSNKSRDYQVHIDFLLKIEGQNNEIIDYFEKKYSKEKEKVKSYLKSLKISKLDHLLESCLSFLVFDFIQNFQINKPYFANLYTKEFEEVYEEFKNTDKSDDKKLHKIRIKVKDLRYKIEILGELKGKTLPEEDMFKQIQDILGTHHDLIVLKKKLVKKIQGDNVIALLKEMDKELTQIQGKINVDVNEIFEKLCNNISSQEA, encoded by the coding sequence ATGGATGGTGGATCCGAAGTCACTAAGCTCTTAAACGATATTTTAGTAAATCCATGGATGTTTTTGAAAGAGTACATCGAATATTTTGAAAAGATGAAAAACCGTCTTCTAAAAAACATCTCTAATGTTTTAGATGAAGAGGGTGTCGATACTGTTCACGACATGAGAACATCGTGTAGAAGGATAGAAGCAAGTATAGATTTTTTGGAAGGATTTTCAAAACGCGAAAGCTCTAAGAAAGCTAAGAAAAAAGTAAATAAGATATTAAAAAAAAGCAATAAATCAAGAGATTATCAAGTTCACATAGACTTTCTTTTAAAAATTGAAGGGCAAAATAATGAAATAATCGATTATTTCGAGAAAAAATACAGTAAAGAGAAGGAGAAGGTTAAAAGTTATTTAAAATCTTTAAAAATCTCAAAGTTAGATCATCTACTAGAAAGTTGTTTAAGCTTCTTGGTGTTTGATTTTATACAAAATTTTCAGATAAATAAGCCTTATTTTGCCAATCTTTACACAAAAGAATTTGAGGAAGTTTATGAAGAGTTTAAAAATACCGATAAAAGTGACGATAAAAAACTGCATAAAATAAGGATAAAGGTTAAAGATCTGCGTTATAAAATAGAGATATTAGGGGAGTTGAAAGGTAAAACTTTACCTGAAGAAGACATGTTTAAGCAGATTCAAGATATTTTGGGGACTCATCATGATTTGATTGTTTTAAAGAAAAAGTTGGTAAAAAAAATTCAAGGAGATAATGTCATTGCGTTATTAAAAGAAATGGATAAGGAACTAACCCAAATACAAGGAAAGATTAACGTTGATGTGAACGAGATTTTTGAAAAGTTATGCAACAATATTTCTAGTCAAGAGGCTTAA
- a CDS encoding SixA phosphatase family protein yields MKNLIIVRHAKAEKRSVEIDDIERKLTKVGKSDAKEVAEYVTKAANKVDLLITSPALRAKETAEIFAKSFESKPKIVEEELLYEGEVEEIIEKISNITKGYNNVIMFGHNPTFDELAKKLTGDDLHLRKAGVICIEGESFDDILSGKGKLKWMVDPKSLSS; encoded by the coding sequence ATGAAAAACCTAATAATAGTTAGGCACGCTAAAGCAGAAAAAAGATCCGTGGAAATTGATGATATTGAAAGGAAGTTGACAAAAGTCGGTAAGAGCGATGCTAAAGAAGTTGCTGAATATGTTACTAAAGCCGCAAATAAGGTTGATCTTTTGATTACCTCTCCTGCTTTAAGGGCAAAAGAAACAGCAGAAATCTTTGCAAAGTCTTTTGAATCTAAGCCAAAGATAGTAGAAGAAGAATTATTGTATGAAGGAGAAGTAGAAGAGATAATTGAAAAAATCTCAAATATTACAAAGGGATATAACAATGTGATCATGTTTGGACACAATCCAACTTTTGACGAACTTGCAAAAAAATTAACAGGTGATGATTTGCATTTGAGAAAGGCCGGAGTAATTTGTATTGAAGGAGAATCATTCGATGATATTTTATCTGGGAAAGGAAAATTAAAATGGATGGTGGATCCGAAGTCACTAAGCTCTTAA
- a CDS encoding anhydro-N-acetylmuramic acid kinase, protein MNTLEVKGEDIMLVIGLMSGTSVDGIDAALVEITEQGEQKLNVKVVNFINTPYSKKMRGKILECSDPATGSVDKICRLNFELGELFAQAAKEVVESKGLNMQDVSLIGSHGQTIYHYVSDDFISTLQIGEASVIAERTQVTTVSNFRARDIAAGGQGAPLVPYVDYILFKSNYYNRVMQNIGGIGNFTYIPKKSKLEDIKGTDTGPGNMLIDGVVQILTNGEQSYDKDGRISERGEISEALLADLMAHPFIKKEPPKTTGREVFGLNYAKEVINKGKSMKLNDEDIVATVTAFTAKSIVDAYLRFIGTNIDQVIISGGGSYNPTLVSMIEDYAKKMISKKASVMVLEELGFSSDAKEAVAFAVIAYQTYKERKNNVPQITGAKRFVTLGEVAPVDKNKNIDKTPF, encoded by the coding sequence ATGAACACTTTAGAAGTAAAAGGAGAAGATATTATGTTGGTTATAGGTTTAATGTCAGGGACGTCAGTGGATGGAATAGATGCTGCACTAGTTGAAATAACAGAACAGGGTGAGCAAAAGTTAAATGTAAAGGTTGTTAATTTTATAAATACACCTTATAGTAAAAAAATGAGAGGGAAAATTTTAGAATGTTCCGACCCTGCAACTGGTAGCGTAGATAAAATCTGCAGATTGAATTTCGAGCTTGGAGAATTGTTTGCTCAAGCCGCCAAAGAGGTTGTTGAATCAAAAGGTTTGAATATGCAAGATGTTAGTTTAATAGGTTCCCATGGTCAAACTATCTACCATTATGTGAGTGATGATTTTATTTCCACGCTTCAAATAGGTGAAGCTAGTGTAATAGCAGAAAGAACTCAAGTTACCACCGTTAGCAATTTTAGGGCGAGAGATATCGCAGCGGGAGGGCAAGGTGCACCACTTGTACCATATGTTGATTATATTTTGTTCAAAAGTAATTATTACAACAGGGTTATGCAAAATATTGGAGGAATAGGAAACTTCACCTATATACCAAAAAAATCCAAGTTAGAAGATATAAAAGGTACTGACACAGGCCCAGGAAATATGCTTATAGACGGCGTAGTTCAAATTCTAACCAATGGAGAACAAAGTTATGACAAAGATGGAAGGATTAGTGAAAGAGGTGAGATTTCTGAGGCTCTTTTAGCTGATCTAATGGCTCATCCTTTTATAAAAAAAGAACCTCCCAAAACAACAGGAAGAGAAGTTTTTGGGTTAAATTATGCTAAAGAGGTGATAAACAAAGGAAAAAGTATGAAATTAAACGACGAAGATATTGTTGCAACCGTAACAGCTTTTACAGCTAAATCGATTGTCGATGCTTACTTAAGATTTATAGGTACTAACATAGACCAAGTTATAATCTCTGGTGGAGGAAGTTATAATCCTACTTTGGTATCGATGATAGAAGATTATGCAAAAAAGATGATAAGCAAAAAAGCTTCCGTGATGGTGCTCGAAGAATTAGGTTTTTCAAGTGACGCTAAAGAAGCGGTAGCGTTTGCAGTGATAGCTTATCAAACTTACAAAGAAAGAAAAAATAATGTACCTCAAATAACTGGAGCCAAAAGGTTTGTTACCCTTGGTGAAGTAGCCCCCGTAGATAAAAATAAAAATATTGACAAAACACCATTTTGA
- a CDS encoding serine hydrolase domain-containing protein codes for MKDKDIESLNEIVSSGVNNVYTGASILIGKKEKILYKNTFGTKDEKERLTEEDIFDLASVTKVVGTATAVMRLIDENQIKLEDKIGKFIEVSSPKSEITIFELLTHTSGMQAYSNLWEEYRGEELLKHIINIQPQENPYKCYEYSCLNFITLMKIVEEVTQKNYQEYVEGIFKKIGMENTCFNPKNQDKAVSTSIREGKRLKGVVEDELAYYLGGVSGNAGLFSNASDLRIFIISLLNGEIVSKDTLDLFTTTVVKRGENATHIAWMAPPVAGCQYSLDSTGFGHNGFTGTSIWIRKDGLFSIFLTNSVYYDRFLKKPELNVIRNKINNIIFRKDH; via the coding sequence TTGAAAGACAAAGATATCGAATCTTTAAACGAAATTGTTTCATCGGGAGTAAATAATGTGTATACAGGGGCATCCATTTTAATAGGTAAAAAAGAAAAAATATTGTATAAAAATACTTTCGGAACAAAAGATGAAAAAGAAAGACTTACTGAAGAGGATATCTTTGATTTAGCAAGTGTTACCAAAGTGGTTGGAACTGCAACCGCAGTTATGAGACTAATAGATGAAAATCAAATAAAATTGGAAGATAAAATAGGCAAATTCATAGAGGTAAGTAGTCCAAAAAGCGAAATTACTATCTTTGAATTATTAACTCATACTTCTGGAATGCAAGCTTATTCAAATCTATGGGAAGAGTATCGAGGAGAAGAGTTGCTTAAGCACATAATCAATATTCAGCCCCAAGAAAACCCTTACAAGTGTTACGAATATTCTTGTTTGAATTTCATAACACTGATGAAAATTGTTGAAGAAGTTACTCAAAAGAATTACCAAGAGTATGTTGAAGGTATTTTTAAAAAAATAGGGATGGAAAATACTTGTTTCAACCCAAAGAATCAAGATAAAGCCGTATCCACATCTATCCGAGAAGGTAAAAGGTTAAAAGGTGTGGTCGAGGATGAACTCGCCTACTATTTAGGTGGAGTGAGTGGTAACGCAGGTTTGTTTTCTAATGCAAGTGATTTAAGGATTTTCATAATCAGTTTGTTAAATGGGGAAATAGTTTCAAAAGACACTTTAGATCTTTTTACCACTACTGTGGTAAAAAGAGGGGAAAATGCTACTCATATAGCCTGGATGGCTCCACCTGTTGCAGGATGCCAATACTCACTTGATAGTACAGGATTCGGCCACAATGGTTTTACAGGTACATCCATTTGGATTAGAAAAGACGGGTTATTTTCAATATTTTTGACAAATTCTGTTTATTACGATAGATTCTTAAAAAAACCTGAATTGAATGTGATAAGAAATAAGATAAATAATATAATTTTTCGAAAAGATCATTAA